From a single Bryobacter aggregatus MPL3 genomic region:
- a CDS encoding methyltransferase domain-containing protein: MKASNPVVTAAVGELIKKLNRLGWYHSIELPDGSLIEGLQSIDQLKHRIAQFDLPERMDGLRVLDIGAWDGWFTFEMERRGATVTAIDLVENPRFLEARSLLGSKAEYLTMGVYDLDPAKIGRFDIVLFFGVLYHLKHPLLGLEKVCSVATGTVCVESFVSDDGSEPNRPPVMEFYEGTELCGQFDNWAGPNTSCLLAFCRTAGLVDVRLKSVLDQRAHIQCDRQWRLPIGPESAPKITAIENAISCDFRFESNEDPYASVWFKATQLVERNTIYAQFGPYASSAVSLTSAGEGGWHAVFKIPLGLDPGWIPVTLRVGNSAVSNTVTIGLDVSDLQRLGRAIPKTSGSPVIETLTDGFTWERNVIEVQTGAAFSMWVRDLPTGEVKVRINGTDVPSSFVSEPEDGVTQVNALLPSGIAEGTLTINVIGGEQMSPPVEAIAKRRPAYSA, translated from the coding sequence ATGAAAGCCTCTAACCCTGTCGTCACGGCGGCTGTCGGTGAGCTCATCAAGAAGCTCAACAGACTCGGTTGGTATCATTCCATCGAGTTACCTGATGGCTCCCTGATTGAGGGTTTGCAAAGCATTGACCAGTTAAAACATCGCATTGCGCAGTTTGACTTACCAGAGCGCATGGATGGCCTTCGTGTTCTCGATATTGGCGCGTGGGACGGCTGGTTCACCTTCGAAATGGAGCGGCGAGGCGCCACGGTGACAGCGATTGACCTCGTAGAGAATCCACGCTTCCTGGAAGCACGCTCCTTACTTGGATCAAAAGCCGAATACCTCACCATGGGGGTCTATGATCTAGACCCTGCCAAGATCGGCCGCTTTGATATCGTCCTGTTCTTCGGTGTCCTTTACCACCTGAAACATCCGCTGCTTGGCCTGGAGAAAGTCTGCTCTGTCGCGACTGGAACCGTGTGTGTCGAGTCCTTTGTCTCCGATGACGGCAGCGAGCCCAATCGCCCTCCGGTTATGGAATTCTACGAAGGCACCGAGTTATGCGGACAATTCGATAACTGGGCGGGTCCCAATACAAGCTGCCTGCTGGCCTTTTGCCGCACCGCAGGCTTAGTCGATGTCCGGCTGAAGAGCGTCCTGGACCAGCGCGCGCATATCCAATGTGACCGCCAGTGGCGGCTTCCCATCGGACCGGAAAGTGCGCCCAAGATCACCGCGATTGAGAATGCGATCTCCTGCGATTTCCGCTTTGAGAGCAACGAAGATCCCTATGCCTCGGTCTGGTTCAAGGCAACACAGCTTGTCGAGAGGAATACGATCTATGCGCAGTTTGGCCCTTACGCATCGAGCGCTGTGTCGCTGACCAGTGCAGGCGAGGGAGGCTGGCACGCCGTCTTCAAGATTCCGCTCGGCCTTGACCCCGGATGGATCCCCGTCACCTTGCGCGTCGGCAACAGCGCAGTCAGCAATACGGTCACGATTGGTCTTGATGTCTCCGACTTACAACGGTTAGGACGAGCAATCCCAAAGACCAGCGGATCGCCCGTGATCGAGACCCTCACGGACGGATTTACCTGGGAGCGGAACGTCATTGAGGTACAAACAGGAGCCGCGTTTTCGATGTGGGTACGGGATCTGCCAACGGGTGAAGTGAAGGTAAGGATCAACGGTACGGACGTACCAAGTAGCTTTGTATCAGAACCAGAGGATGGGGTCACGCAGGTGAATGCGCTGCTTCCTTCGGGCATCGCCGAAGGGACACTCACGATCAATGTGATTGGCGGCGAGCAGATGTCGCCGCCAGTCGAGGCAATTGCTAAGCGGCGTCCAGCGTATTCAGCGTAG
- the leuB gene encoding 3-isopropylmalate dehydrogenase: MQLKVLALPGDGIGVEVTAEGLRVLRHVAAKFKHDLVLSEGLLGGIAIHKTGTPFPAETERLALEADATVMGAFGLPEFDNAPPDKRPERGLLGIRKSLGVFANLRPVKAYDALIESSPLKNHLLTGVDMIIVRELTGGLYYGTPRGITGAGDEERGTNTMTYTRAEIARITRMAFRLAANRKKKVTSVDKSNVLETSQLWRKVVEEIAPEFPDVKLEHLLVDNCAMQLVLKPAQFDVVLMENMFGDILSDEGSVITGSIGMLPSASIGGQKPSGAWVGLYEPVHGSAPDIAGQGIANPLGAIGSIAAMLEYSFGLLEEAAAVNAAMEAVLNSGNVTRDLKGTATTVQVGQAVCEAIG; encoded by the coding sequence ATGCAATTGAAGGTTCTGGCCTTGCCGGGTGACGGCATTGGCGTGGAAGTGACAGCCGAAGGCCTGCGCGTCTTGCGCCACGTGGCCGCGAAGTTCAAGCATGATTTGGTGTTGAGTGAGGGCCTGTTGGGTGGCATTGCCATTCATAAGACGGGCACCCCATTCCCCGCCGAAACCGAAAGGTTGGCGCTGGAGGCGGACGCAACCGTGATGGGCGCCTTTGGGCTTCCCGAATTCGACAATGCGCCGCCCGACAAGCGTCCGGAGCGCGGACTTCTGGGCATTCGCAAGAGCCTGGGTGTGTTTGCGAATCTGCGTCCGGTCAAGGCTTACGATGCGTTGATTGAATCGTCACCGCTCAAGAACCATTTGCTCACTGGCGTCGATATGATCATTGTGCGTGAACTCACCGGCGGCCTGTATTACGGCACGCCGCGTGGGATCACGGGGGCAGGCGACGAGGAACGCGGCACCAACACGATGACCTACACGCGGGCCGAGATTGCTCGCATCACGCGCATGGCTTTCCGCCTGGCGGCGAATCGCAAGAAGAAGGTCACGAGCGTCGATAAATCGAATGTGCTCGAGACTTCGCAGCTTTGGCGCAAGGTGGTGGAGGAGATCGCTCCCGAGTTCCCCGACGTCAAGCTCGAGCATCTGCTGGTGGACAACTGCGCGATGCAGTTGGTGTTGAAGCCGGCGCAGTTCGATGTCGTGTTGATGGAGAACATGTTTGGCGACATTCTCAGCGATGAGGGGTCGGTGATTACGGGTTCGATCGGCATGTTGCCGTCGGCCTCGATCGGTGGCCAGAAGCCGAGCGGCGCCTGGGTCGGATTGTATGAGCCGGTGCATGGTTCCGCACCGGACATTGCGGGCCAGGGGATTGCGAATCCGTTGGGCGCAATTGGCAGCATCGCGGCGATGCTCGAGTACAGCTTCGGCTTGCTTGAGGAGGCGGCGGCTGTGAACGCGGCGATGGAAGCCGTGTTGAATTCCGGCAACGTCACGCGGGACCTGAAGGGGACAGCGACGACGGTGCAGGTGGGTCAGGCAGTTTGTGAAGCGATCGGATAA
- a CDS encoding methyltransferase domain-containing protein has translation MSVAETMREDWNRRAKEDAHYYVAFGRHEQDEAEFLATGADVLRGLRGEMKRGLPGKNPRARRALEIGCGPGRLMKPLSQDFGEIHGVDVSDEMIAIARRRLQAIPHAHPHVGSGADLRQFADESFDFIYSYAVFQHIPDPAVVMSYLRDAARVLKPGGLMRFQANNLDAERTSAATWHGCSISAEDVRAYAAEHGLSLLALEAIRTQYMWVTLRKPAGEGRPSTAAIRIRRITNSESSEPVAPNRGRYAALSLWVEHLPADADLLRLTLAVGGERARLTYLSPPEMDGLVQLNAVLPAGLSTGLQPLQLRIDGELKAESSFRIIPAPPAVPRLVEAVDGMDYLSGQRIISGCVKLFVEELLEPESLVATIDGEPAYEYSILCTDPLPPRHEINFRIAAEAGVGSKILRLEAGRRLIGLVPIEIAPAEISEVK, from the coding sequence ATGAGTGTGGCCGAGACGATGCGCGAGGACTGGAACCGCCGCGCCAAAGAAGATGCGCATTACTATGTCGCTTTTGGCCGCCATGAACAGGATGAGGCTGAGTTTCTGGCCACCGGCGCCGATGTGTTGCGTGGTCTGCGCGGAGAAATGAAACGCGGGCTGCCAGGGAAGAATCCCCGGGCCCGCCGCGCACTGGAGATCGGCTGCGGTCCTGGCCGTCTGATGAAACCCCTTTCGCAGGACTTTGGTGAGATCCATGGCGTGGACGTCTCCGATGAGATGATCGCGATTGCTCGCCGCCGCTTGCAGGCGATTCCTCACGCGCATCCCCATGTGGGTAGTGGCGCGGATCTGCGCCAGTTCGCCGACGAAAGCTTCGACTTCATCTACAGCTATGCCGTCTTCCAGCACATCCCCGATCCGGCGGTTGTGATGTCCTATTTGCGGGACGCGGCGCGGGTGCTGAAGCCCGGCGGACTGATGCGATTTCAGGCGAATAATCTCGATGCCGAACGGACTTCGGCGGCCACCTGGCATGGTTGTTCGATCAGTGCCGAAGACGTTCGTGCCTATGCGGCGGAGCACGGGTTGAGCTTGCTGGCTCTGGAGGCGATTCGTACACAGTACATGTGGGTGACGCTGCGCAAACCGGCAGGCGAGGGGCGCCCGTCCACTGCCGCGATCCGGATCCGGCGGATTACGAATAGCGAATCGAGCGAGCCTGTGGCTCCGAATCGTGGACGCTACGCGGCGCTCTCGCTTTGGGTGGAGCACTTGCCGGCCGACGCCGATCTGTTGCGCCTCACGCTTGCGGTGGGCGGCGAGCGGGCGCGGCTTACTTATCTCAGTCCGCCTGAAATGGATGGCCTTGTGCAACTGAATGCCGTGCTGCCTGCCGGGCTCTCAACCGGGCTGCAGCCGCTACAACTCCGCATCGATGGGGAACTGAAAGCCGAATCAAGTTTTCGGATTATTCCTGCGCCTCCCGCGGTACCACGTCTGGTGGAGGCGGTGGATGGGATGGACTATCTGTCGGGCCAGCGAATCATCAGTGGTTGTGTGAAGCTCTTTGTCGAGGAGTTATTGGAACCCGAGAGCCTGGTGGCCACCATTGACGGGGAGCCCGCTTATGAGTACTCAATCCTGTGTACGGACCCATTGCCGCCGCGCCATGAAATCAACTTCCGCATTGCGGCCGAGGCAGGTGTCGGATCGAAAATCCTGCGTCTTGAGGCCGGCCGTCGCCTTATCGGACTGGTTCCAATCGAAATTGCTCCCGCTGAAATTTCCGAGGTGAAATGA
- a CDS encoding right-handed parallel beta-helix repeat-containing protein: protein MDIILRIAVLALAGVLAAKDLVLPPGTTELDAPMVLEAAADGLHVMGAPGGSTLKASAKFQGEALLVARGIKNVTIERVKFDGNRQLLDRRFPIAPYNKSFAEFYPLNGVLIEQCEGVILRDLELRNVVNFPVLVSRSKQVRLQTMRIEYSGSRDEKGRNNTTGGILLEDGTSDFEVRFVKLRAIRGNGIWTHSRYERPRNRDGLIQENEVNGSARDAIQIGHATNVRVLQNVMANIGYPADLIDVEHGGIPVGIDTAGNVDNSLYAGNLMQEINGKCIDLDGFHDGEVRANRCFNRKPAAAYPQGHFGIVMNNTNPDMQSRNILIEENEIEGMKFGGIFVIGRGHVIRKNRMRYLNMASCTESHGKGFECYFGEDEPDLLRSGIYLGKGAERPDRTRDVVIENNLITGYKMKERCVGHSPLVDTATVTIQHNICVDVDPEMRGKQAK, encoded by the coding sequence ATGGACATTATTCTCAGGATAGCGGTGCTGGCGCTCGCGGGGGTGCTCGCCGCAAAAGACCTTGTCTTGCCGCCGGGCACGACGGAGCTGGACGCTCCGATGGTGCTGGAGGCTGCTGCCGATGGCTTGCACGTCATGGGCGCGCCCGGGGGATCGACTCTGAAGGCCTCCGCGAAGTTCCAAGGTGAGGCTCTTCTAGTCGCGCGTGGCATCAAGAATGTCACGATCGAGCGAGTGAAGTTCGATGGCAACCGGCAGTTGCTGGACCGTCGCTTTCCCATCGCGCCCTACAACAAAAGCTTTGCCGAGTTCTACCCGTTGAACGGAGTTCTGATTGAGCAATGCGAAGGCGTGATCCTGCGGGATCTGGAACTGCGCAATGTGGTGAATTTTCCGGTTCTGGTAAGCCGCTCGAAGCAAGTGCGCTTGCAAACGATGCGGATTGAGTACTCGGGCTCGCGGGACGAAAAGGGCCGCAACAACACCACTGGCGGCATTCTGCTCGAAGATGGGACTTCTGACTTTGAAGTCCGTTTCGTGAAGCTGCGGGCGATTCGCGGCAATGGCATCTGGACGCATTCTCGCTATGAACGGCCGCGGAACCGGGATGGTCTGATCCAGGAGAACGAAGTGAACGGCAGTGCTCGCGATGCGATTCAGATCGGCCATGCGACTAATGTCCGGGTGTTGCAGAATGTGATGGCAAACATCGGCTATCCGGCGGACCTGATCGATGTGGAGCATGGCGGCATTCCGGTGGGGATCGATACCGCTGGCAACGTAGACAACAGCCTCTATGCCGGCAATTTGATGCAGGAAATCAACGGAAAATGTATCGATCTCGATGGCTTCCATGATGGTGAGGTGCGAGCGAATCGCTGCTTCAATCGCAAGCCCGCAGCGGCCTATCCACAAGGGCATTTCGGGATTGTCATGAACAATACGAATCCGGATATGCAGAGCCGCAATATTCTGATTGAAGAAAACGAGATCGAAGGGATGAAATTCGGCGGAATCTTTGTGATTGGCCGCGGACATGTGATTCGCAAGAACCGGATGCGCTATCTGAACATGGCGAGCTGTACGGAGAGCCATGGCAAGGGTTTTGAGTGCTATTTCGGAGAAGATGAGCCGGATCTTTTGCGCAGCGGCATCTATCTGGGGAAGGGCGCGGAGCGTCCGGACCGGACGCGCGATGTGGTGATCGAGAACAATCTGATCACCGGCTACAAAATGAAAGAACGCTGTGTCGGACACTCGCCGCTGGTCGATACCGCCACTGTCACGATTCAACATAATATCTGCGTCGATGTCGACCCGGAGATGCGAGGGAAGCAGGCAAAATGA
- a CDS encoding PspC domain-containing protein, with the protein MFCTQCGNSIDEKANFCPNCGARTASAGPVLQEDPRREKKLLRPREDKWIAGVCGAFANYFQVDLTLVRLLWAASIILAGTGLLVYLLCWIIIPREPIYVSERTQTFSA; encoded by the coding sequence ATGTTTTGCACGCAATGTGGGAACTCGATCGACGAGAAGGCAAATTTCTGCCCAAACTGCGGAGCGAGAACCGCAAGTGCCGGACCAGTCTTGCAGGAGGACCCGAGGAGAGAGAAAAAACTCCTGCGGCCGCGCGAAGATAAGTGGATTGCGGGCGTCTGCGGTGCGTTTGCAAACTACTTTCAGGTCGATCTCACCCTCGTCCGGCTCCTCTGGGCCGCCTCCATCATCTTGGCGGGCACAGGGCTTCTGGTCTATCTCCTCTGCTGGATCATCATCCCTCGCGAACCGATTTATGTATCAGAAAGAACTCAGACCTTCTCTGCCTGA
- the leuC gene encoding 3-isopropylmalate dehydratase large subunit — MSQPRTIIQKLWDSHVVATPAGAPSLLYIDLHLVHEVTSAQAFDGLRARGLKVRRPDLTFATTDHSTPTTPRNLPILDPIAKSQVEKLERNATEFGIPFYGFHSDHQGIVHVIGPENGLTQPGMTVVCGDSHTATHGAFGALAFGIGTSEVEHVLATQCLLQRPSQSFEVKVEGQLANGVGAKDIILALIAKIGIGGGTGCVLEYTGSTIRALSMEERMTVCNMSIEGGARAGLIAPDDKTFEYLAGRKFAPKGAAWEEAVARWKKLPSDEGATYDRTLSIDGAALEPMITFGTNPGMGMGITGVIPNPSDIGDALERDSLRKALSYMDLEAGKPLLGHKIDVVFIGSCTNSRMSDLRNAASILKGRKVSDQVRVMVVPGSQQIKREAEAEGLHEVFRAAGAEWREAGCSMCIAMNGDQLTPGQYSVSTSNRNFEGRQGKGGRTFLASPMTAAASAITGKVTDVRTLLG; from the coding sequence ATGAGCCAGCCAAGAACAATCATCCAAAAACTCTGGGATTCGCACGTTGTGGCGACTCCTGCCGGGGCGCCTTCGCTCCTCTACATCGATCTGCACCTCGTGCATGAGGTGACCAGCGCACAGGCCTTCGACGGCCTGCGGGCGCGTGGGTTGAAGGTGCGCAGACCCGATCTCACCTTTGCCACCACCGATCACTCGACGCCGACGACGCCGCGCAATTTGCCGATTCTCGATCCGATTGCGAAGAGCCAGGTGGAGAAGCTCGAGCGCAATGCGACCGAGTTTGGCATTCCGTTCTACGGTTTTCATAGCGACCACCAGGGCATCGTGCACGTCATCGGACCGGAAAACGGCCTGACGCAGCCGGGCATGACCGTTGTTTGCGGCGATAGCCATACGGCGACGCATGGCGCCTTTGGCGCGCTTGCCTTTGGCATCGGCACCAGCGAAGTGGAGCATGTGCTGGCGACGCAGTGCCTGCTGCAGCGTCCTTCACAGAGCTTTGAAGTGAAGGTGGAAGGCCAGTTGGCCAATGGTGTTGGCGCAAAGGACATCATTCTCGCGCTGATTGCGAAGATCGGCATTGGCGGTGGTACGGGTTGTGTGCTCGAATACACGGGCTCGACGATCCGCGCTCTGTCGATGGAAGAGCGGATGACGGTCTGCAACATGTCGATCGAAGGCGGCGCGCGCGCCGGCCTGATCGCGCCTGACGACAAGACCTTTGAATACCTCGCAGGCCGCAAGTTTGCCCCGAAGGGCGCCGCCTGGGAAGAAGCCGTGGCGCGTTGGAAGAAGCTGCCTTCAGATGAAGGCGCTACCTACGACCGTACGCTCAGCATCGATGGCGCGGCTCTGGAGCCGATGATCACCTTTGGTACGAACCCGGGCATGGGCATGGGCATCACAGGCGTGATTCCGAACCCGAGCGACATTGGCGATGCGCTCGAGCGGGACAGCTTGCGCAAGGCGTTGAGCTACATGGATCTTGAAGCGGGTAAGCCGCTGTTGGGTCATAAGATCGACGTTGTCTTCATCGGAAGCTGCACGAATTCGCGCATGAGCGATCTGCGCAATGCAGCGAGCATTCTGAAGGGCCGCAAGGTCTCCGATCAGGTGCGCGTGATGGTGGTTCCTGGTTCGCAGCAGATCAAGCGTGAGGCGGAAGCCGAGGGCTTGCACGAAGTGTTCCGCGCGGCGGGTGCCGAGTGGCGCGAAGCGGGCTGCAGCATGTGCATCGCGATGAACGGCGATCAGTTGACGCCGGGTCAGTACAGCGTGTCGACGAGCAATCGCAACTTTGAAGGCCGTCAGGGCAAGGGTGGCAGGACTTTCCTCGCCAGTCCGATGACTGCGGCTGCCAGCGCGATCACTGGTAAGGTCACCGACGTACGGACGCTGTTGGGCTAA
- a CDS encoding Wzt carbohydrate-binding domain-containing protein, translating into MSIRFDNVTSGTLHQFSASAPSGSVIGLIGHGDSGIAQLLAAAPASTILCPNLAALDLPARLQWLGRPRSGAVTLVASTDPELLRNAVDEIWWLDQGQLAQRGDPGEVIAAYITSVITHLRTQPSAALHPSLRRGDGRAEILSVVALDHHNHPTALLQSGEAACLRVEVRYNAAVEDPVIGIMIRTRIGMEVYGTNTELEALKLGPVAAGDTRTVSFRFQCMLCPQSYTVTAASHDPNGVWHEWMEDAISFSVADTRYTAGVANLRAKAELS; encoded by the coding sequence ATGTCCATTCGCTTCGATAATGTGACGTCGGGAACCCTTCATCAGTTTAGCGCCAGCGCCCCCTCGGGGAGCGTCATCGGGCTCATTGGGCATGGAGATTCTGGCATCGCACAACTCCTGGCCGCTGCGCCGGCCTCGACGATTCTCTGCCCGAACCTCGCCGCGCTCGACCTGCCGGCACGGCTCCAGTGGCTCGGGCGCCCCCGCTCGGGAGCGGTTACCCTTGTCGCCTCTACCGATCCGGAACTGCTCCGCAACGCGGTCGACGAGATCTGGTGGCTCGATCAGGGTCAACTCGCACAACGAGGCGACCCTGGCGAAGTGATTGCCGCCTACATCACCAGCGTCATCACCCATCTCCGCACCCAGCCCTCGGCCGCCTTGCATCCCAGCCTCCGCCGGGGCGACGGACGCGCCGAGATCCTCTCCGTGGTGGCGCTCGATCACCACAATCATCCGACTGCGCTGCTCCAGTCGGGAGAAGCCGCTTGCTTGCGAGTCGAGGTCCGCTACAACGCGGCAGTGGAGGATCCCGTCATCGGAATCATGATCCGTACCCGTATCGGCATGGAAGTCTATGGAACGAATACGGAACTGGAAGCGCTAAAGCTCGGCCCGGTGGCCGCTGGGGACACGCGTACGGTGTCCTTCCGCTTCCAGTGCATGCTTTGCCCGCAAAGCTACACGGTCACAGCCGCCTCGCATGATCCCAATGGGGTCTGGCACGAATGGATGGAAGATGCGATCAGTTTCTCGGTCGCCGACACACGTTACACCGCGGGTGTCGCGAATCTCCGTGCGAAGGCGGAACTTTCCTAG
- the leuD gene encoding 3-isopropylmalate dehydratase small subunit, giving the protein MEKFVPFESRMVVMPIDNIDTDQVIPARFLKKTDRVGWGELLFNDWRYEADGAPKPDFVLNQDWAKECKVLLAGDNFGCGSSREHAPWALTQYGFRAILSTSFADIFKSNSLKNSLLPIVVSPETHKKLLSMPEGTVKVDLASRTLTLPDGSTAEFPVDSFSQQCMLEGVDELGFILKHSTEIAAYEVHRDSTLNTLDAA; this is encoded by the coding sequence ATGGAAAAGTTTGTACCGTTTGAAAGCCGGATGGTCGTCATGCCGATCGACAACATCGACACCGACCAGGTGATTCCGGCGCGCTTCTTGAAGAAGACGGATCGCGTGGGTTGGGGAGAGCTGCTCTTCAACGACTGGCGCTATGAGGCCGACGGCGCGCCGAAGCCGGACTTTGTGTTGAATCAGGATTGGGCGAAGGAATGCAAGGTGCTGCTGGCCGGAGACAACTTCGGTTGCGGCAGCTCGCGCGAACATGCTCCCTGGGCGCTGACGCAATATGGCTTCCGTGCGATTCTCAGCACCTCGTTTGCAGACATCTTCAAGAGCAATTCCTTGAAGAACAGCCTGCTGCCGATCGTGGTGAGTCCGGAGACGCATAAGAAGCTGCTCTCGATGCCGGAGGGCACCGTGAAGGTGGATCTGGCTTCGCGTACGCTGACGCTACCGGACGGCAGCACCGCCGAGTTCCCGGTGGACAGCTTCTCGCAGCAGTGCATGCTTGAAGGGGTCGACGAACTCGGCTTCATCCTGAAGCACTCCACCGAGATCGCCGCCTATGAAGTGCACCGCGACTCTACGCTGAATACGCTGGACGCCGCTTAG